Proteins from a single region of Mycoplasma leachii PG50:
- a CDS encoding 3'-5' exoribonuclease YhaM family protein, whose amino-acid sequence MQKFNKLTKPSKNISTIAKIKEVKISTTSSDKEFLSITLFDRTKTLQAKLWNCKEIDKEKITPNSYILISSGDLDEYQSKIQLIVKKYQIINENELFKYDLSIDDFTKTSILDTNKEYNYLISLINEVENKVYREITLNLLKKYEQDFLNYPGGLRIHHNLNGGLFWHSYTLVKNALALKSNYQYTSTDWDLLMCGAILHDIGKVIEISDVNGSDYSLQGKLLGHISIGNTEVNKIAEQLGFTNKDDEKYVTLLQHMILASHGKNEFGSPVEPKTLEAHILSVLDDLDAKIFGINDELNQVDKEQWTQKNFFIDNKSFYKHK is encoded by the coding sequence ATGCAAAAATTTAATAAATTAACAAAACCCAGTAAAAATATTTCTACAATAGCAAAAATTAAAGAAGTTAAAATTTCAACAACTTCATCGGATAAAGAATTTTTATCAATTACTTTATTTGATAGAACAAAAACTTTACAAGCTAAATTATGAAATTGCAAAGAAATTGATAAAGAAAAAATTACACCAAATTCTTATATTTTAATTTCATCAGGAGATTTAGATGAATATCAATCAAAAATCCAACTTATTGTAAAAAAATATCAAATTATAAACGAAAATGAATTATTTAAATATGATTTATCAATTGATGATTTCACTAAAACAAGCATTTTAGATACAAACAAAGAATACAATTATTTAATTTCACTTATAAATGAAGTTGAAAATAAAGTTTATAGAGAAATTACTTTGAATTTACTTAAAAAATATGAACAAGATTTTTTAAATTATCCAGGCGGATTAAGAATTCATCACAATTTAAATGGTGGTTTATTTTGACACAGTTACACACTTGTAAAAAACGCCTTAGCTTTAAAATCAAACTATCAATATACATCAACTGATTGAGATTTATTAATGTGTGGAGCTATATTACACGATATAGGTAAAGTTATTGAAATTTCAGATGTTAATGGTAGTGATTATAGTTTACAAGGTAAGTTATTAGGACATATTTCTATAGGAAATACTGAAGTTAATAAAATAGCTGAACAACTTGGTTTTACAAATAAAGATGATGAAAAATATGTTACTTTACTTCAACATATGATATTAGCAAGTCACGGTAAAAATGAGTTTGGTTCTCCTGTTGAACCAAAGACTCTTGAAGCACATATTCTATCTGTTTTAGATGATTTAGACGCAAAGATTTTTGGAATCAATGATGAATTAAATCAAGTTGATAAAGAACAATGAACTCAAAAAAACTTTTTCATTGATAATAAGTCATTCTACAAACATAAATAG
- the dnaB gene encoding replicative DNA helicase — MTEEEIVYAERFVLSAAMMNETKIDDIISRLKEYHFLLPLHKAIYKATRDLKIRKKPTGPIAVINYLYDNKLLTKESEEIDIYTMCAEYFTDENLNTFIDILVQDSNKRRLSEIGKDLIKQCDISNTDIQQILENTQAKLINIEQDSKVYSIKNASEISKHYLHKLTELSSSNQNCMGIPSGFNSLDNLTSGWQNSDLIILAARPSMGKTAFALNLALNAAFKEHKVALFSLEMSSEQLIARLLSRISKVDSSAFKNPKILNTDSWNKLFSLSEKLNNIYIDDSALLTTQQIRTRLYKLKKEQNIELCIIDYLQLIKAVENKDRQNEISEISRQLKQIAREFDIPIICLSQLSRRVETREDKRPMLSDLRDSGAIEQDADIVTFLYRKSYYDKNENSNKKLQTEPTELIIAKHRNGATGTITLNFEKQYGIFTNPTF, encoded by the coding sequence ATGACAGAAGAAGAAATTGTATATGCTGAACGATTTGTTTTATCAGCAGCTATGATGAATGAGACTAAAATTGATGACATTATTTCAAGATTAAAAGAATATCATTTTTTATTACCTTTACACAAAGCAATATATAAAGCTACAAGAGATTTAAAAATTAGAAAAAAACCAACTGGCCCAATTGCTGTTATTAATTATTTATATGATAATAAATTATTAACTAAAGAGAGTGAAGAAATTGATATTTATACAATGTGTGCTGAGTATTTTACTGATGAAAACTTAAATACTTTTATTGATATTCTGGTTCAAGATAGTAATAAAAGAAGATTAAGTGAAATTGGTAAAGATTTAATCAAACAATGTGATATTAGTAATACAGATATTCAACAAATACTAGAAAATACTCAAGCTAAACTAATTAATATTGAACAAGACTCAAAAGTGTATAGTATAAAAAATGCAAGTGAAATATCTAAACATTATTTACATAAATTAACAGAATTATCTAGTTCTAATCAAAATTGTATGGGTATTCCATCTGGATTTAATTCTTTAGATAATTTAACTTCAGGATGACAAAATTCAGATTTAATTATTTTAGCTGCAAGACCAAGTATGGGTAAGACTGCCTTTGCTTTAAATTTAGCTTTAAATGCTGCTTTTAAAGAACATAAAGTTGCTTTATTTTCATTAGAAATGTCAAGTGAACAACTAATTGCTAGATTACTTTCTAGAATTAGTAAAGTTGATTCATCAGCGTTTAAAAATCCAAAAATTCTGAATACAGATTCTTGAAATAAACTATTCAGTTTATCTGAAAAACTTAATAATATTTATATTGATGATTCAGCATTATTAACTACTCAACAAATTAGAACTAGATTATATAAATTAAAAAAAGAACAAAACATTGAATTATGTATCATAGATTATTTACAATTAATTAAAGCGGTCGAAAATAAAGACAGACAAAATGAAATCAGTGAAATTTCAAGACAATTAAAACAAATTGCAAGAGAATTTGATATTCCAATTATTTGTTTATCACAATTAAGTAGACGAGTTGAAACTAGAGAAGACAAACGTCCTATGTTATCTGATTTAAGAGATTCTGGAGCAATAGAACAAGACGCTGATATTGTAACTTTTTTATATAGAAAAAGTTATTATGATAAAAATGAAAATTCTAATAAAAAGTTACAAACTGAACCAACTGAACTAATTATTGCAAAACATAGAAATGGTGCTACTGGAACAATTACACTTAATTTTGAAAAACAATATGGGATCTTTACTAATCCAACATTTTAG
- a CDS encoding MSC_0882 family membrane protein, translating to MKVGKKIMEQLINHSYEQLPKNYVQKPVLTNITIPKTIKSLIFFTKVKYKLINLLSFWTCFLLSLFLINKYTHFLTKLINKIGFSIQTDYLNKYIKFISNLSLEWIITAIVISFLVLVFYMINSYQFKIQIKRYQKEILINQNPDFLPFFIIKKYKSLIQKPYYVNYLCSSAYILIATSLVIYTFYLISLWFRNTQEHILIVFKSNVIGYWIGLIVLIIVVSYHIFALLSVKLLKGNFESTYNRSLLSEEEILKLKKTANRRSLIVLIITIAISLSLIFFFILFFKIERRKVNFFARFKK from the coding sequence ATGAAAGTAGGTAAAAAAATTATGGAACAACTAATTAATCATAGTTATGAACAATTACCAAAAAACTATGTACAAAAACCTGTTTTAACTAACATAACTATTCCAAAAACTATAAAATCTTTAATCTTTTTTACAAAAGTTAAATATAAATTAATTAACTTACTTTCTTTTTGAACTTGTTTTTTACTAAGTTTGTTTTTAATAAATAAATATACTCACTTTTTAACAAAACTAATTAATAAAATAGGTTTTAGTATTCAAACAGATTATTTAAACAAATATATTAAATTTATCTCTAATCTTTCTTTAGAATGAATTATTACAGCTATTGTTATAAGCTTTTTAGTTTTAGTTTTTTATATGATAAATTCTTATCAATTTAAAATCCAAATTAAAAGATATCAAAAAGAAATATTAATTAACCAAAATCCTGATTTTTTACCATTCTTTATTATTAAAAAATATAAAAGTTTAATTCAAAAACCTTATTATGTTAATTATTTATGTTCTTCTGCTTATATTTTAATTGCTACTTCATTAGTGATTTATACATTTTATCTAATCTCACTTTGATTTAGAAATACTCAAGAACATATTCTAATAGTATTTAAATCTAATGTAATTGGATATTGAATAGGTTTAATAGTTCTTATTATAGTAGTTAGTTATCACATTTTTGCTTTATTATCAGTTAAGTTATTAAAAGGAAATTTTGAAAGTACTTATAATAGAAGTTTATTAAGTGAAGAAGAAATTTTAAAACTTAAAAAAACAGCAAACCGTAGATCATTAATTGTTTTAATAATTACTATAGCTATCTCATTATCATTAATTTTCTTCTTTATTTTGTTCTTTAAAATTGAAAGAAGAAAAGTTAATTTCTTTGCTAGATTTAAAAAATAA
- a CDS encoding ParA family protein: MKNYKKILIHNNKGGVGKTLITANLAVYLAKQNKKVLLIDFDRQRSLTHFFTDSKQEESFKIFNKNETVEILQTDIENIWIVPGDSKIEPLIPFMQMDACLRKFENDNFSHFDYIFFDLHSALTNTTTLSYKNADSIIFITDTSLNSASILTDFVPDWKYTVTESGLENNIKAVILNRFQPTQQALETLELLKRKVPDYLLNTTIPNQANISKSILSGQKWMFELASTKETWTNLINELTERGAI, from the coding sequence ATGAAAAACTATAAAAAAATTCTAATTCACAATAATAAAGGTGGAGTTGGAAAAACACTTATTACTGCCAATTTAGCAGTTTATTTAGCAAAACAAAATAAAAAGGTTTTATTAATTGATTTTGACCGCCAACGCTCTTTAACCCATTTTTTTACAGATTCAAAACAAGAAGAGTCATTTAAGATTTTTAATAAAAATGAAACAGTTGAAATTTTACAAACAGACATTGAAAATATTTGAATTGTTCCAGGTGATTCTAAAATAGAACCTCTTATTCCGTTTATGCAAATGGACGCTTGTTTAAGAAAATTTGAAAATGATAATTTCAGTCATTTTGATTATATTTTCTTTGATTTGCACTCAGCATTAACTAATACAACAACTTTATCTTATAAGAATGCTGATTCAATCATTTTTATTACTGATACATCTTTAAATTCTGCTTCTATTCTTACAGATTTTGTTCCAGATTGAAAATATACAGTCACAGAATCTGGATTAGAAAATAATATTAAAGCAGTTATTTTAAATAGATTTCAACCAACTCAACAAGCTTTAGAAACTTTAGAATTACTAAAAAGAAAAGTGCCTGATTATTTATTAAATACAACTATTCCAAATCAAGCTAATATTTCAAAATCAATTTTATCAGGTCAAAAATGAATGTTTGAATTAGCTTCAACTAAAGAAACGTGAACTAATTTAATTAATGAATTAACTGAAAGGGGAGCAATATAA
- a CDS encoding single-stranded DNA-binding protein produces MNFVNLIGQLKNDAEIVFISNDEQTKVYSFLLQVPKKDNREKFEVLEITANSNAVDDEFLLHEGAVLGIEGHLVSVPSTDWPGKTYTKIIANRILYLN; encoded by the coding sequence ATGAACTTTGTAAATTTAATCGGACAACTTAAAAATGACGCTGAAATAGTTTTTATTTCAAATGATGAACAAACAAAAGTTTATTCATTTTTACTACAAGTACCAAAAAAAGACAATAGAGAAAAATTCGAAGTTTTAGAAATTACTGCTAATTCAAATGCAGTTGATGATGAGTTTTTATTACACGAAGGAGCAGTTCTTGGAATTGAAGGACATCTTGTATCAGTTCCATCAACAGACTGACCAGGAAAAACTTATACAAAAATTATTGCAAATAGAATTTTATATTTAAACTAA
- a CDS encoding Rep family protein, whose product MKWQDSISKEWCVISYPGESEHLDWKERLFKLPIVIKLATIIHDNDLDDKGNIKKLHRHSILCFTKPINYLTAKLIIKQIFNIELIQPVYSIVKYYQYFTHSNQPNKFQYDSSKIEHLNGFNILDYQ is encoded by the coding sequence ATGAAGTGACAAGATAGCATTTCAAAAGAATGATGTGTGATTTCTTATCCTGGTGAAAGTGAACATTTAGATTGAAAAGAACGTTTATTTAAACTGCCAATTGTTATTAAACTAGCAACAATTATTCACGATAATGATTTAGATGATAAAGGAAACATTAAAAAGTTACATAGACATTCAATACTTTGTTTTACTAAACCAATTAACTATTTAACAGCAAAACTAATTATTAAACAGATATTTAACATTGAACTAATTCAACCAGTTTATTCAATAGTTAAGTATTATCAATATTTTACTCATTCCAATCAACCTAATAAATTTCAATATGATTCATCAAAAATTGAACATTTAAATGGATTTAATATTTTAGATTATCAATAA
- a CDS encoding single-stranded DNA-binding protein yields the protein MNQINIVGRVVNNLQLWSSKNKNPFVFFTVAVNEYWNSERQTTYIPCVAFNNKAVNIVKFINKGDLVSIVAKLNVKRIVEDNGEFKNIFNVVVSKIELLSRSAKLSYKDNQEQYDLNIASDQTSLQNNENFSDQQIEVFGDEIPDSAIWD from the coding sequence ATGAACCAAATAAATATTGTTGGAAGAGTAGTTAATAATTTGCAATTATGAAGTTCAAAAAATAAAAATCCATTTGTTTTCTTTACAGTTGCTGTTAATGAATATTGAAATTCAGAAAGACAAACCACTTATATTCCTTGCGTTGCATTTAATAATAAAGCAGTGAACATAGTTAAATTTATAAATAAAGGTGATCTTGTTTCTATTGTTGCAAAATTAAATGTTAAAAGGATTGTAGAAGATAATGGAGAGTTTAAAAACATTTTTAATGTTGTAGTTTCAAAAATTGAATTATTATCAAGATCTGCTAAATTATCTTATAAAGATAATCAAGAACAATATGATTTAAATATTGCATCTGACCAAACTTCATTACAAAACAACGAAAACTTTAGTGATCAACAAATAGAAGTTTTTGGTGATGAGATTCCTGATTCAGCAATTTGAGATTAA
- the metG gene encoding methionine--tRNA ligase: protein MSKKFYITTPIYYPSGNLHLGHAYTTTLADILNRYKKEQGYETFFLTGSDEHGQKIENKAKEANLTPLEYLNPKVQTFKDLWAKLNINYDKFIRTTDDYHEEAVQKIFTILLEKGYIYKGQYEGIYCVSCEEFLTNEQIDENGLCKISSTKPQLVNEDTYFLKVSQFQEFVQNILKSDFLIPEYRRNEMLKNFVEPGLKDLSVTRVSFKWGIPITQDEKHIIYVWLDALSNYITALGYLQEDDSLFKKFWQNDDCEILQLAGKEIIRFHSIYWPVILEALNLKQPTHLLGHGWILNKNTKMSKSLGNVIDPVKIIELYSADALRFYISNDLPTEKDGNFSLELFIESFNAHLANNVGNLISRTHNMISKYFNGYIDLNNVKYDQELIDLGIKTIDNYIFNMDQYKISEAIKVVLELSNACNKYIEVKTPWNLEKENRIEELKTVLITLQRNIAIISYLLKPILVDSYKDMIEQSGLENVDINFDILKTFLNIKFNKLGNKKVIFNRIKD from the coding sequence ATGTCAAAGAAATTTTATATAACTACTCCAATTTATTATCCTAGTGGTAATTTACATCTAGGTCATGCTTATACAACAACACTAGCTGATATTTTAAATAGATATAAAAAAGAACAAGGTTATGAAACTTTCTTTTTAACAGGTAGTGATGAACATGGTCAAAAAATTGAAAACAAAGCAAAAGAAGCCAATCTAACACCATTAGAATATCTAAATCCTAAAGTACAAACTTTTAAAGATTTGTGAGCTAAATTAAATATTAATTATGATAAATTTATTAGAACTACAGATGATTATCATGAAGAAGCTGTTCAAAAGATCTTTACTATTTTATTAGAAAAAGGATATATCTATAAAGGGCAATATGAAGGAATATATTGTGTTAGTTGTGAAGAGTTTTTAACTAATGAACAAATTGATGAAAATGGATTATGTAAAATTTCAAGCACAAAACCACAACTAGTTAATGAAGATACTTACTTTTTAAAAGTTAGTCAGTTTCAAGAATTTGTGCAAAATATTTTAAAATCAGACTTTTTAATTCCTGAATATAGAAGAAATGAAATGTTAAAAAATTTTGTTGAACCAGGATTAAAAGATTTATCAGTAACTAGAGTGAGTTTTAAGTGAGGAATTCCGATTACTCAAGATGAAAAACATATAATTTATGTTTGATTAGATGCTTTAAGTAACTATATTACAGCTTTAGGGTATCTTCAAGAAGATGACTCATTATTTAAAAAGTTTTGGCAAAATGATGATTGTGAAATTTTACAATTAGCTGGAAAAGAAATTATTAGATTTCACTCAATTTATTGACCAGTAATCTTAGAAGCTTTAAATTTAAAACAACCCACACATTTACTGGGTCACGGATGGATTTTAAACAAAAATACTAAAATGAGTAAATCTTTAGGAAATGTAATTGATCCAGTTAAAATTATTGAATTATATTCAGCTGATGCTTTAAGATTTTATATATCAAATGATCTACCAACTGAAAAAGATGGTAATTTTAGTCTTGAATTATTTATTGAATCATTTAATGCTCATCTAGCTAATAATGTAGGTAATTTAATAAGTAGAACTCATAATATGATTAGTAAATATTTTAATGGATATATTGATTTAAATAATGTTAAATATGATCAAGAACTAATTGATTTAGGTATCAAAACAATTGATAACTATATTTTTAATATGGATCAATATAAAATTAGTGAAGCTATTAAAGTGGTTTTAGAGTTATCTAATGCATGTAATAAATATATTGAAGTTAAAACGCCTTGAAATTTAGAAAAAGAGAATAGAATTGAAGAATTAAAAACTGTTTTAATTACTTTGCAAAGAAATATTGCAATTATTTCTTATTTACTAAAACCAATATTAGTTGATTCATATAAAGATATGATTGAGCAATCTGGGTTAGAAAATGTTGATATTAACTTTGATATTTTAAAAACATTTTTAAATATTAAATTCAATAAATTAGGTAATAAAAAAGTTATATTCAATAGAATTAAAGATTAA